The Desulfovibrio psychrotolerans nucleotide sequence ACACCCGCATGGTGGTGGAATCGTTCACCGACCCTGTTGTGCGCCTGCGCCCGCCGCGCTATGTGCTGCCCGATGCGTCCCCTTCCTCACTGGCTTCACTGGCAGAATTGCCGGTGTCTCCTGAAGGGCAACAAGCACCCCATACGCCCTCCCCTCGTACCGGGAACGGCCAGCCGCCGCAGTGGCCCGATACAGCGGCAAAGAACGGCCCATATGCCCTGGTGCCCGCCAGAATCAGCAGCGACATGCGCATTGCACTGGTGGTCAACGACAAGCACGATATCCATCATGTGCGCGAACGGGGCTACGTGGAAGCTCCGGTGCGCATTGCAAGCATCCGTAAAGCACTGGAAAAGACCGGACTTTTTGAAGAAGTCCCCGTACGTCATTACGCAGAGAGCCACATCACCGCCGTGCACGACAAGGGCTATGTTTCCTACCTCAAAACCGTGTGCGCCAAGCTGCCGCCGGACAAATCGCTCTACCCCTACGTGTTTCCCATCCGCAACGCCTCGCGGCCGCCGCGCGAACTGCCCGTGCGGGCGGGCTACTACTGCATAGACACCTTCACCCCGCTGAACGCAAACGCATACAAGGCCGCCAAGCGCGCCGTGGACTGCGGGCTGACAGCGGCGGAAACCCTGCTCTCCGGCAGACGCATGGCCTACGCACTGGTGCGCCCGCCCGGTCACCATGCAGAACGCAAATCCTTCGGCGGCTTCTGCTACTTCAACACCGCCGCCGTTGCCGCACAACGTCTCTGCGCTCTGGGCAAGGTTGCCGTGCTGGACATAGACTACCACCACGGCAACGGCACGCAGAATATCTTCTACGCCCGCGACGACGTGCTCACGGTGTCCATCCACGGGCATCCGCGTTTCGCGTATCCCTATTTCAGCGGATTTTCAGAGGAAACCGGCGAAGGAGCGGGAGAGGGCTTTAACCGGAACTTCCCCCTGCTGGAAAAAGTGGAAGGCCACCAGTATGCAAACGTGCTGCTGCGCGCCCTGCAACGCGTGCGCGACTTTTCCCCCACCTTTCTGGTGGTGGGGCTGGGGCTGGACCCAGCCAAGGGGGACCCCACAGGCACGTGGAGCCTTACCGCAAAGGATTTCGCCCACAACGGCAGACTTATAGGCAGACTGGGACTGCACACGCTGGTGGTGCAGGAGGGGGGCTACCGCATCCGCTCACTGGGCGTAAACGCACGCAATTTCTTTATCGGGCTGTACGAGGGCATGAAAGAGGCCGTTCGCCGCTGAGTGCGGCTATTCCGGCGTGCTGCCGTTGCTGCCCAGCATATCACGAATGGCCTGCAGGGTCTGACCGCGTTCCTGCGCCAGCCGCTGCCATTTCTTTTTTTCCTTCTTCATGGCTTCCACGGTGTTCAGCAGGTCGCGGATGGTATGCGCGGGATATCCGTAGGTGGCAAACTGCCCCTTGCGGAGTTCCTCGTCATTGTGCTGCCGTATGGCGTTAAGCTGGCTTGCGTTCAGTATCATGTGCTTCTGCGCTTACGATTATGGAGTGCGGGAGGCAATCATCACCCTTTGGACACCATGATGTCCAGAATCACCTTGTCCGTTTCCGCCATGCCGCTGCTGCCCAGCCGCCCCAGATTGCGGATGCTGGTTTCCAGATCGTC carries:
- a CDS encoding histone deacetylase family protein, which codes for MFRIRPIYDTRLPIDQHAVRHAQEILRERFPLLAEEDVEQLPAQLANPFLKHYRSILFVAEDGRANVRGFALLCHFPDLHFCYLDFVSVSHRHGGGGIGSALYDRVREEARALGDTALFFECLPDDPALCRFPEILKENIARLRFYERYGARPVIGTAYETPLNEGDDCPPYLVADPLGKPLRISRARIRKIVTAILTRKYKGTCSPEYTRMVVESFTDPVVRLRPPRYVLPDASPSSLASLAELPVSPEGQQAPHTPSPRTGNGQPPQWPDTAAKNGPYALVPARISSDMRIALVVNDKHDIHHVRERGYVEAPVRIASIRKALEKTGLFEEVPVRHYAESHITAVHDKGYVSYLKTVCAKLPPDKSLYPYVFPIRNASRPPRELPVRAGYYCIDTFTPLNANAYKAAKRAVDCGLTAAETLLSGRRMAYALVRPPGHHAERKSFGGFCYFNTAAVAAQRLCALGKVAVLDIDYHHGNGTQNIFYARDDVLTVSIHGHPRFAYPYFSGFSEETGEGAGEGFNRNFPLLEKVEGHQYANVLLRALQRVRDFSPTFLVVGLGLDPAKGDPTGTWSLTAKDFAHNGRLIGRLGLHTLVVQEGGYRIRSLGVNARNFFIGLYEGMKEAVRR